TTTTGGGAAAGCCGATTAATAAAAACTGAAGACGGCTTTGTTTGGCAAAACCTGTCGGGGGATATCCTCCCATTTCCAGACATCCCACACGGACACCGCAGCTTTTGTGAGGCTGCCCAAGGTTGGATAACCCATAATGATGATGACAGTTGGACGTTTCAGGATGCGGGAGAGCTACGTTACCATTACTCCCCTTTTGATGCCCAAGGCCATAGCCGCTTAAGCCATATTGTTGATAATGTGGGTAACGAGCAGCGTTTCCACTACAATGAGCAGCATCAACTGATTCAAATTACCGGTTGCGGTGACCTGAATATCACTTGTGAATATCAATCCTTTGAGCTTGAAGAGAAAACGGTATCACGCCTCACTGCCGTGTATCAGGTGAATGCCCATCAAGCACGCCGTCAATGTGCTTATTTTTATAACGAGCACGCTCAACTGGTGCGTGTCGAACAGCACACCGAGCACCCTTACCGCCAATTTGGCTGGACAGACGCTGGTATCATGGCGTGGCATACCGATAAATATGGTTTACGCAGTGAATACCGCTGGGAATTTACCGACGATAATCTGTGGCGTGTGATTGAGAACAGTACCAGTGAAGGGGAGCGTTACCGCCTCGAATACGATGATATCAACCTCACACGAACCGCGTATTGGCACGATGGCACAACCGCCTTTTGGCAACTCAATGATGACTATCAGATTATTCAGTATACTGACCGTACCGGCATCCAAACCGAACTGCTGTGGGATGAATTCGGGCTACCGTGTGGCTGTCGCAACGCCGAAGGGCACACCCAAACCAGTGAGTGGGATGAACTCGGGCGATTACTCAGTTTAACCGATGGTAATGGCAACCAAACCCGCTGGCAATATCAAAATGAACGCGAACGCCTTATCACCGTCTTTTGGCCTGATGGCACTGAATCGCGTTTAGACTATGACCGCTTTGGGCGGTTAATCAAAGAAATTTCCCCTCTGGAGCAAACCACCGAATACCGCTATGACTTTAACAGTACGCTAAGGCCAACTGCTCGCATCGATGCCAAACAAGGCCGCAGCGAGTTTCTTTGGACAAAGCGGGGGCAAATATTACGTCATATCGACTGCTCGGGCAAACAACATACTTGGCGTTATGATGATGAGGGGCGTGTTGTTTCTCAAACCAACGCCTTGCAGGAAGCTACAGAGTATCATTACGATGAGGCGGGGCGTCTCATGCGCATCGTGTTACCCGATGAGTCCACCGTGCAACTGGCTTGGAATGCCGCAGGGCTCCTCACCCATCACCAACGCAATGATAATACGCCGCGTCAATGGCAATACAACACCTTCGGTCGCGTCACAACGGAAATTGATAAACTCGCTCGGCATATCCACTACCGTTACAATGCTGAAGGTGCCTTAATTTCAATTGAAAACGCCAATGGCGGACGTTACCGACTCAACCGTGATGCCGAAGGCCGACTCATCGAGGAAATCCGACCGGATGATACGCTGCTGCAATATCGCTATAACAATTTCGGCCGTTTAGCCGAGGAAACTCGCCTCGGCGACCGCGTGTTCCCTTCCCCTGCTCGCACGGTGTTGTTGCAGTATGACCCCGCCGGTAACCTTGCACAACGAGAAACCTTCACCGATAGCTATCAATACCAGTGGGATAGCCTAAACCGCCTGTTGGTGGCGTCGAGGCAACCGAATCAACTCGGCCTTGAAATGGGCTTGCAAGCGAACCAAGTTCACTTTACCTACGACGCACTTGGGCGTATTACCCGTGAACAAACGGGCGATGATATCGTCGAATTTGCTTACGATGAACTCAATAACCTGAGTCGTCTGACGTTACCTCAAGGTGACAGCCTAAACTGGCTCTATTACGGTTCTGGACATGCCACTGCCATCAATCACCTTGTTGAGGGTACGCCACACTTAATCACCGAATTTGAACGAGATGACCTGCACCGTGAAATCAGCCGTACCCAAGGTACTCTGATACAATATCGACAGTACGATAAGCTGGGGCGGACAATAAGCACCTTCAGCTCACGCAATAAACAGCATCCACTCAACGGTGTTACCTCATCACGAAAATGGTTTTATGATGAGCAAGATAACCTTGGCGCGATGGAGGACCATTATCGGGGCTGGGTGGAATATCTATATGACTCTGAGCAGCGACTGAAAAAAGTTGCTAGTGGCGAAAACATGGACGCCATGCTGTTCTATGACCGTGCGGATAATCTGTTAGAGCGACCTCAATCAGAAATCGAGGCTCAAACGCCATCAACGCCTGCCCTAAGCCCACAAGGGGATAGGCTACTTCAATTCCAAGGCTGGCAATATCGCCATGACTCCTATGGTAACGTGATTTCACGCGAAAATCCCAACCAAGTCAAACAAACGTATCAGTATGATGGGGATAACCGTTTAGTTATCGCCCAGACCAGTGACATGAAAGCTCAGTATCACTACGATGCACTGGGTCGCCGGATTCATAAAGTGGTTGAGTCACGAGCTCACGGCACACTGAAACGACATGAAACCCATTTTGTGTGGCAAGGACTACGGTTGCTGCAAGAACAGGATATCAATACGGGTAAATGCCAAACCTATTGCTACGAAGAGCACGGCAGCTATACCCCACTCGCCGTTATCGTGAAGCAACCCGCAGGCTACCGTTATTACTGGCACCACTGCGACATTAACAGTGCACCACTTGATGTCACCAATGCACAAGGCAATACGGTATGGTCAGGGAAATATGAACGCTTCGGTTTTGTTCGCAGTAGCCCATTGAGTTTCTACTCCGACCCTGAACGTAAAATGGAGTCCTTCGAGCAGAACTTACGCTATGCCGGACAGTATTTTGACACTGAAACGGGATTACATTTTAATACCTTTAGATTCTACGACCCACAGATAGGCCGATTTATCATGCCTGACCCGATTGGGTTATTGGGTGGGATAAATCTATATCAGTATGCACCTAATCCGTTGGGCTGGATTGATCCTTGGGGGTTAACTGCTGTTGATGCTCCCGGATATTATGTTTATGGATTATATGACCCGGGGGCAACAAAACCTTATTATGTTGGCATTACTAATGATATTAATAGGCGAGCAATCGAACATACCGGTACAGGTAGGCTAACGACAGGGGCACACATGGAAATTCTAGATAGAAATATTAACTATGGTCAAGCCCGCGGTTACGAACAGTATTATATAGAAAAATACGGTACGCGAACTGGAATTATTGGTGAAGATATATCGTCAACTAACAGAGGGAATAAATACAACTCATTTGACCATAACCGTGCTGATACGCGTGCCGATGCTTTTAGAGAAGCTTATGACAGTAAAACAAGAAGTTCTGGAAAAGTCGGAGGAAAATGCTAATGAGTGATTTTAAATTTTGGGGGTGGGATAAAAAACCACGAACGATGCTGAGGTTTGTTAAACCCGGAGATATTTTTTGTTTTCAACTAAATAATGAAACATATGGGTTTGGACGCATCATTTCAAAAATCATGACAGGCCATGTAGTAGAGATTTTGGATTTCGTTTCATCTAGTCCATCCATAACCGAAGACGACATAAAAAAATCTAACAGAAAAATCGCACCCGTTGTAATCGATACTTACGGGTTATTTGATAGAAAAGGATATCCCAATAGTGACTGGAGGATCATTGGACATCAGAATAACTATACGCCTATGAATATGGACGACATATACTTTTCTTACGGAGTTGAAAACTCATGCTATAAAGTTGACATATTCAACAATGATTTTCCTATAACAGAAGAAGAGGCGACTAAATATCCCCGCCTAAGCCCTCATTCTGATTATCATATTAAAGAATTATTAGGAGCTATCTAAACTTAACTCAGATGCTCTAACTGCATATTTTTCATAACTACCAGCAGGGGCAACCCTGCTCAATAATTGCCCTAACAACCGGTATAAGCTCCTTGAAACAACAATCAGGAGCTTATCATGAAGCAACAAATACACGAAGTCCGTGAGTACCTATCGCAACAGCTTTACCGAACAGAACAGCTGTCATCCCCAAAAGATACCGAAGATTTTCTAGCCGTCCACCTTGGCGATAAAGAGCAAGAAGTCTTTGCTGTGATTTTTCTTAATGGTCAGAATCAGGTGATTCAGTACGCTGAAATGTTCAACGGCACCATTAACTACACCAGCATTTTTCCCCGAGAGATTGGCAAGTTAGGCTTAAAACTTAACGCTGCTAACATCATTTGTGCCCATAACCACCCATCTGGTACGCCAACGCCGTCAGAAAGCGACATTGCAGCAACCCGAACATTAAAAGAGACAATGAAGCTGCTCGATATCACTCTACTCGATCACATCATTGTTGCAGGTGGTAAAACAGTTTCTCTGGCTGAAAGAGGTCTGGTATGAAAACAGTTCTGTTGACTGCTTTCATTAAAGGACTCATCACCGCAGCCTTTCACATTCTAAAAGTGATATCCGCAAGTTACTACTAACCTAACTCAAATTTCATTATCACACCTACCAATAAGCATGCCTTAACGGCACCCCACCGAATGAACAGTGTAACAAGGCTTACAGGCCTGCCAAAACCCTTGTTTGCGGTTTTGGCATGTTTACACATCTTAGCATGCTCTATTGGCAGGGTCTGGAGGGAATAATGGCTATTGTTGGCTACGCCCGTGTATCCACACGAGGCCAAAGCTTAGATGCACAACTCAACGCATTACAAGACTGCGACAAAGTGTTCAAAGAGATCATCAGCGGTGCAAAAGACAACCGCCCTGAACTCATGGCATTGCTTGATTACGTTCGTGAAGGCGACACGGTGAAAGTTACCAAGCTCGACCGCCTAGCACGCAACACAAAGCATCTGCTGGAGATTTCAGACCACTTAGAAGCAAAACAAGTCCGACTGCTCATTATGAACATCGGCATTGATACAGGTACGCCTACGGGCAAACTGATGTTAACCATGATTGGTGCCATCGCCACGTTCGAACGTGAAATCATGCTAGAGCGTCAAGCCGAAGGTATCGCCTTGGCTAAGCAGCAAGGCAAATACATAGGCCGCAAAGCAACGGCTAGGGAGAAATCACAAGAAATCATTGAGCTGGTTGAACTTGGACTCAGTAAGCCGGACATATCGCGTCAACTCGGCATTGGCATTACTAGCATTTATCGAATCATCAGGGAAAACCGCCCTGATTTACTGGAAAAAAGGTAATGAAGTACTTAAAAATCATCCTAACACTAGCTGTATTGTATACCACTGTTGGCTATGCCAGCACTGTCAATATAAAGCTTGTATGCACAAATGGTATTCGGTTAGACATGATAATACCTGACGATGTTAAACAATCATCAATCTCAATGGAAGGTTTACCTTTTCTACCATTCAGTCATTACGAAGGAACAACAGATAACCCAATCGCCATATTTGCAAACAAAGAATACTACATCAAAACGTTAATAAAAATTCATGACCAAAAAGGAAGGTCAGAAATGTTTTTACTTTTTCGTGATCGCTGGATTCCTTGTACATCAACAAAAGCAACGCAACAGTAAGAACATCAGGAAACTAACTTATGACAAACATTTCAAAACTCTTGTTAATCATTGGCTGCTTAGTTGCTATTGGTTCAATCTTATACACTCAAGAAATAATCGGAGCGTATACCTTTAGCACATATCGTTTCTATACTGATACAGTATTTGTCAGAATTTTGCTATTCATTACCTCATTAATCATATCTGCAAGCTTCTACCCTGCCTTTGCTGATACAATTGAATCAAGAGCAAAAACTGACATAGCCCAAGGTATCGCATGCATTATCATTGGAGTAGTCGTCTCACTATTCTATATGTACGAATTTAATAGCATTGTCCTCTATGCGCTATCAATTGCGACTCCAATATCCATTGGTATTGGCATGAATATATTAACCAAAGGAAAGCGTTTACCTAACAAATATATTACATTATGTATATTAGTCATCATGCTATTAGCTGCTTATCCCTTTGTAACAATGAACTTGTTTGATACTGATGAATATTCACGCCGTATGGGGAATTTAATATACCACGGAGCAACAGGCATCTACGTAATAATTGCTTCAATCATCGGCTCGATTAGCATGATTTACTTTACGGAAAAACAAAAAAGTAAAGAAAAACTGTTTGCTCCCCAAGAATTCATCTCAACACTAACAAAGTTATCAGCGTTAAAGAATGCCGACATGTTGAGTGAAGAGGAATTTAACTATCAGAAAAACGAGTTAATCAAAAGCATTACCAATAAAAAACTTAATGGCGATCACCTGACATTTCTTGCTCAGCTCGCAGAGCTCAAGCAGCAAACGATGTTAACCAATGAAGATATCACCAATATCAAAAAGGTAATTTAATGCCTAACCACCAGCTAGATTATAACCTCTAGCTGGTCATAAAAAACTTGAAAAATGGTACAAAACAGTGGTACATTGCTCCTCGAAGCGAAAACGTAACCGACTGTTAATCAATAAAAAGTTGGTATAGAACGCGTATCCTTGGTTCGATTCCGAGTCCGGGCACCACCTTATTATCAACAGACGTCAACCGACGTCTGTTTTTGTTTGTGAAGCCCGCTAAAATCAACACTCTCCCAAAGTTTCAACTCAACTGAATTCTACTCGACCCTACCCACATCAACCCTATTGTGCGGGTACAATTGCGGGTATACACTAGTTCGATAGAATTTTGTACCCGCTTTATCTCTCAGGAAGCTCACTATGGCACTGACTGACGCTAAAATTCGGGCGGCTAAACCCGATGTGAAATCCTATAAATTAACCGATGATGCAGGTCTGCACTTATTGATTCACACCAATGGTTCTAAATACTGGCGATTACGCTATCGCCACTTAGGTAAAGAGAAAACCTTAGCCTTGGGTTTATACCCTGATGTGCCTTTATCTGAAGCAAGGCTTAAACGCGATGAAGCCAGAAAACTGATTGCTGATGGCATTGATCCCTGTGAGCAAAAACGTGTGGCTAAAACAGCTTCTGATGCTAATCTCTCTTTTGAAACCATCGCAAGACAATGGCATGCCAGCAATAAAAAATGGTCTGAATCACACAGTGAAAAGGTTTTAAAGAGTTTGGAGTCGCATGTATTCCCATACATTGGTCTACGTGATATCACTACCCTCAAAACACCTGATCTACTGATCCCTATCCGTGCAGCAGAAAGTAAAGAGATTTATGAAATAGCGGCGCGTTTACAGCAACGTATCGCTGCTGTCATGCGTTATGCGGTGCAATAATCAGGTATTATTGGCTATAACCCTGCTATTGATACCGCAGGGGCTGTAACGACTGTACAACGCCAACACCGTCCAACTCTTAACCTTGACCGTCTACCTGAACTCATCGCCCGTATCGATGCTTATAAAGGGCAACCCGTCACTCGCCTAGCCGTGATGTTAAATTTATTAGTATTTATTAGATCAAGCGAACTTCGCTATGCGCGTTGGTCTGAAATTGACTTCGATAAAGCCTTATGGACTATTCCTGCTCAGCGAAAGCCTATACTCGGAGTTAAATTCTCTCACAGAGGCGCTAAAATGCGCACTCCGCATTTAGTTCCCCTTAGCCACCAAGCCATCACTATACTGAAAGAAATTTGGACATGGACGGGTGAACATGAATTGATCCTAACGGGCGCTCATAATCCCTTTAAACCCATGAGTGAAAATACAGTCAATAAAGCCTTACGTGTGATGGGCTATGATACGAAGACTGAAATTTGTGGGCACGGTTTTAGAACGATGGCGTGTAGTTCATTAGTTGAATCAGGTTTATGGTCGAAAGATGCAGTAGAAAGGCAAATGAGCCACCAAGAACGTAACTCAGTGAGGGCTGCTTATATTCATAAGGCAGAACATATTGAGGAAAGGCGATTGATGGTACAGTGGTGGGCGGATTATTTGGATGCTAATCAGGAACAAACTATTTCCCCCTTTGATTTTGCCAAGTTTAATAATCCAATGAATCACTAAGACTTTAACGATGTCATATAGGAGATCCATTTGCAATACGAGAAGTCAAGTAATGCGGTAATATGCCGACTACATGGATTCTTTGGAAAGCCAAAATAAAGTGATTTCGAAATAGCTTATGCCTAAAAACGTAATCATGAACACAGTTTTATTATAATGCATTTTAGTTTGTAACCCATATTCCACCAAAGCAAGAGCCTCTGTCCTGATGAACTGACCCTAGTTTATTGGACAGGGGCTTTTTTCGTTTTAACCCGCGCAAAATGAAATCATGATAGAAAGCATAACATGTTATCGGGACTGTAAGGCAACTCATTATCCTGCTCTAAAACGTCATTAATCATTTTTAAAGCGAGTTGCCTGTTTTTCAGCTGATTGGCTTTTTATATCAATATCATCTTCTAAAGGGAAATTGATCCCTTTATCAAAATATCGCCATTAATTAAATCACAATACATCAATAATAGGACATGAATATGTGTATAACAGCGACAGCTTCCCCATGCCTAAAATCGGGAATGATTTCTGTTTTTATTACGAACTTAGGAAAATATAACGAAGGTGAACTGGTTGGTGAATGGCTTGAGCTTCCGGCAACCTCAAAAGAAATAGAATACTGCTTAATGCGGATTGGCATTGATGGTATTCAGTATGAAGAGTATTTCTTGACGGACTATGAATCTTCAATTGATGGCCTTTCGTCTTACATTTCAGAATACAGTCTTTTAGATGAGTTGAACGAGTTAGCCACGCAATTAGCCATGTTATCGCCTGATGAAATTGATCTTTATCAGGCGGCAGTTGAAATCGGTTCTTCAGCGAGTTCAATCCATGATTTAATTCATTTAGCGAATAATTTAGATTCTTTCCAGCAATTAGCGGGAGTCAATAATGAATATGATTTAGGTTATTACTGGTTAGAAGAAAGTGGTTCTTATGATTTAGCACAATTGGGTCATTTATCCCATTACTTTGACTATGAACGCTATGGACGTGATGTTTACCTTGAACAAGGAGGAATTTTTCACAGTGGAGGATATGTTTATCATACGAGTGGGTAGATAGGATAACAGAATGAGATTCAATCCGCTTTCATCCCTTAAGGCGGGAAATAAAGAATGCTGTGGTACCCCAATAACATCCATAATCTAGAACGTTAATCAAACTAAACTCTATTTTAAGCCATCTTTACGGGTATCCGTAAAGATGGCTATTGTGGTGTTATTTTTTATTTAATCAAGCTGTTAAATAGATACTTACCTTCCTATGATGACAAGCGAAAACCAAGATGAACTTAAGTGCTTATTCATGGCTAGCGTGATTTCATGGGTATTGTCATTTTCTATAATGGAATGATCCCAACGCATACCTTGTATTTTGGCAGCTTCTAAATGTTGGTTAAAGGTGTTAAACAGTTTTGCAAATTTTCCACAGGCTTCGATATCGTCAGGGAGTTTTTCGAAATTAGCTATCCCTGCATTGATAAACAGTTCACTAATTTCTGATCTGCTTTAATCAAACAGGACACTTTAATAATGGAATATAATCCAATTATTGAGGTGTTAAATGAAAAAACGAACAAACAGAATTTATACTACTGAGTTTAAGCAAGAAGCGGTCGCATTAGTCACCGAACAAGGTTATAGCGTCCCAAAAGCGGCAGCTTCTTTAGGGATCACCGATAAATTACTTTATAACTGAAATAACTGGAAAGCAAAATTCGACGCTGAGCAATCAGGTAGCAGCTTGAATTCCGATGAGAGAGCTGAATTATTAAGGCTTCGAAAAGAAAATAAAGAACTTAGGATGGAGAAAGAGATCCTAAAAAAAGCCAGCGCCCTCCTGCTAAAGGAAACCAAGTAGCGTTTAAAACGATTAAGCAATTATCTTCACAGTTTCCCGTGTTGAAGCTCTGCAAGTTAATGAAAATAAGTCGTTCTACCTACTACGCTTGGCTTAAACG
This portion of the Providencia manganoxydans genome encodes:
- a CDS encoding recombinase family protein; the protein is MAIVGYARVSTRGQSLDAQLNALQDCDKVFKEIISGAKDNRPELMALLDYVREGDTVKVTKLDRLARNTKHLLEISDHLEAKQVRLLIMNIGIDTGTPTGKLMLTMIGAIATFEREIMLERQAEGIALAKQQGKYIGRKATAREKSQEIIELVELGLSKPDISRQLGIGITSIYRIIRENRPDLLEKR
- a CDS encoding immunity 26/phosphotriesterase HocA family protein, with the protein product MSDFKFWGWDKKPRTMLRFVKPGDIFCFQLNNETYGFGRIISKIMTGHVVEILDFVSSSPSITEDDIKKSNRKIAPVVIDTYGLFDRKGYPNSDWRIIGHQNNYTPMNMDDIYFSYGVENSCYKVDIFNNDFPITEEEATKYPRLSPHSDYHIKELLGAI
- the radC gene encoding RadC family protein produces the protein MKQQIHEVREYLSQQLYRTEQLSSPKDTEDFLAVHLGDKEQEVFAVIFLNGQNQVIQYAEMFNGTINYTSIFPREIGKLGLKLNAANIICAHNHPSGTPTPSESDIAATRTLKETMKLLDITLLDHIIVAGGKTVSLAERGLV
- a CDS encoding antirestriction protein ArdA, coding for MCITATASPCLKSGMISVFITNLGKYNEGELVGEWLELPATSKEIEYCLMRIGIDGIQYEEYFLTDYESSIDGLSSYISEYSLLDELNELATQLAMLSPDEIDLYQAAVEIGSSASSIHDLIHLANNLDSFQQLAGVNNEYDLGYYWLEESGSYDLAQLGHLSHYFDYERYGRDVYLEQGGIFHSGGYVYHTSG
- a CDS encoding RHS repeat-associated core domain-containing protein, with amino-acid sequence MPEAARVGDIIGHSKSMWGMLVGTVLGAAIAIGGAVVSGVLMGVGIAASCIGVGVLAIGASLAVGYGTGLLAEWVRDKCVETGSKSLSPSGEIKTGSRNVRINGKPAAISTRSQVNCDKENSLRQMAEGSGSVYINGFPASRVGDKTTCDATVMGGSPNVRIGGGTRATEDIEPEIPSWLTTASDLTMLFAGFLSFGAGAAKGPGAVAKLWNKLPGSAKIGRFFCRFGKAFTGLSLGIGTFGILTRPVEVIGGQKVLNGEEELDFTYESELPLYWQRNYLSSYCYDGVLGRGWSFFWESRLIKTEDGFVWQNLSGDILPFPDIPHGHRSFCEAAQGWITHNDDDSWTFQDAGELRYHYSPFDAQGHSRLSHIVDNVGNEQRFHYNEQHQLIQITGCGDLNITCEYQSFELEEKTVSRLTAVYQVNAHQARRQCAYFYNEHAQLVRVEQHTEHPYRQFGWTDAGIMAWHTDKYGLRSEYRWEFTDDNLWRVIENSTSEGERYRLEYDDINLTRTAYWHDGTTAFWQLNDDYQIIQYTDRTGIQTELLWDEFGLPCGCRNAEGHTQTSEWDELGRLLSLTDGNGNQTRWQYQNERERLITVFWPDGTESRLDYDRFGRLIKEISPLEQTTEYRYDFNSTLRPTARIDAKQGRSEFLWTKRGQILRHIDCSGKQHTWRYDDEGRVVSQTNALQEATEYHYDEAGRLMRIVLPDESTVQLAWNAAGLLTHHQRNDNTPRQWQYNTFGRVTTEIDKLARHIHYRYNAEGALISIENANGGRYRLNRDAEGRLIEEIRPDDTLLQYRYNNFGRLAEETRLGDRVFPSPARTVLLQYDPAGNLAQRETFTDSYQYQWDSLNRLLVASRQPNQLGLEMGLQANQVHFTYDALGRITREQTGDDIVEFAYDELNNLSRLTLPQGDSLNWLYYGSGHATAINHLVEGTPHLITEFERDDLHREISRTQGTLIQYRQYDKLGRTISTFSSRNKQHPLNGVTSSRKWFYDEQDNLGAMEDHYRGWVEYLYDSEQRLKKVASGENMDAMLFYDRADNLLERPQSEIEAQTPSTPALSPQGDRLLQFQGWQYRHDSYGNVISRENPNQVKQTYQYDGDNRLVIAQTSDMKAQYHYDALGRRIHKVVESRAHGTLKRHETHFVWQGLRLLQEQDINTGKCQTYCYEEHGSYTPLAVIVKQPAGYRYYWHHCDINSAPLDVTNAQGNTVWSGKYERFGFVRSSPLSFYSDPERKMESFEQNLRYAGQYFDTETGLHFNTFRFYDPQIGRFIMPDPIGLLGGINLYQYAPNPLGWIDPWGLTAVDAPGYYVYGLYDPGATKPYYVGITNDINRRAIEHTGTGRLTTGAHMEILDRNINYGQARGYEQYYIEKYGTRTGIIGEDISSTNRGNKYNSFDHNRADTRADAFREAYDSKTRSSGKVGGKC